One window of the Prionailurus bengalensis isolate Pbe53 chromosome E1, Fcat_Pben_1.1_paternal_pri, whole genome shotgun sequence genome contains the following:
- the DHRS7C gene encoding dehydrogenase/reductase SDR family member 7C isoform X1, whose amino-acid sequence MGVTAVFILPLLLLGISGLLFVYQEVSRLWSKSAVQNKVVVLTDAISGLGKECARVFHAGGARLVLCGKNWERLETLYDALISVADPSKQTFTPKLVLLDLSDVSCVPDVAKEILDCYGCVDILINNASMKVKGPAHKISLELDKKIMDANYFGPITLTKALLPDMITRRTGQIVLVNNIQGKLGIPFRTAYAASKHAALGFFDCLRAEVEEYDVVVSTVSPTFVRSYHIDPGQGNWEASMWKFFFRKLTYGVHPVDVAEEVMRTVRRKKQEVFMANPIPKAAMYIRTFFPEFFFAVVACGVKEKLNVPEES is encoded by the exons ATGGGAGTCACGGCTGTGTTTATCCTGCCTCTGCTGCTCCTGGGAATCAGTGGTCTTCTCTTCGTCTACCAAGAGGTGTCCCGGCTGTGGTCAAAGTCAGCCGTGCAGAACAAAGTGGTGGTGCTCACCGATGCCATCTCAGGACTGGGCAAGG AGTGTGCTCGGGTGTTCCACGCTGGTGGGGCGAGGCTGGTGCTGTGTGGGAAGAACTGGGAGAGGCTAGAGACCCTGTATGATGCCCTGATCAGCGTGGCTGACCCCAGCAAG CAGACATTCACCCCAAAGCTGGTCCTCTTGGACCTCTCGGACGTCAGCTGTGTCCCAGATGTGGCCAAAGAGATCCTCGACTGCTATGGCTGTGTGGACATCCTCATCAACAATGCCAGCATGAAGGTGAAGGGGCCTGCCCATAAGATTTCTCTGGAGCTCGACAAGAAGATCATGGATGCCAATTACTTTGGACCCATCACACTGACCAAAG CCCTGCTCCCCGACATGATCACCCGGAGGACAGGCCAGATCGTGTTAGTGAATAACATCCAAGGGAAGCTTGGAATCCCATTCCGTACAGCTT ATGCTGCCTCCAAGCACGCGGCTCTAGGCTTCTTTGACTGCCTCCGAGCCGAAGTGGAAGAATACGACGTAGTCGTCAGCACGGTGAGCCCCACTTTCGTCCGGTCATACCACATTGACCCAGGCCAAGGAAACTGGGAAGCCTCCATGTGGAAAT tctttttcagGAAGCTGACCTACGGGGTGCACCCTGTGGACGTAGCGGAGGAGGTGATGCGCACCGTGAGACGGAAGAAACAAGAGGTCTTCATGGCCAACCCCATCCCCAAGGCTGCCATGTACATCCGCACCTTCTTCCCCGAGTTCTTTTTCGCCGTGGTGGCCTGCGGGGTGAAGGAGAAACTCAACGTCCCAGAGGAGAGCTAA
- the DHRS7C gene encoding dehydrogenase/reductase SDR family member 7C isoform X2: MGVTAVFILPLLLLGISGLLFVYQEVSRLWSKSAVQNKVVVLTDAISGLGKECARVFHAGGARLVLCGKNWERLETLYDALISVADPSKTFTPKLVLLDLSDVSCVPDVAKEILDCYGCVDILINNASMKVKGPAHKISLELDKKIMDANYFGPITLTKALLPDMITRRTGQIVLVNNIQGKLGIPFRTAYAASKHAALGFFDCLRAEVEEYDVVVSTVSPTFVRSYHIDPGQGNWEASMWKFFFRKLTYGVHPVDVAEEVMRTVRRKKQEVFMANPIPKAAMYIRTFFPEFFFAVVACGVKEKLNVPEES, translated from the exons ATGGGAGTCACGGCTGTGTTTATCCTGCCTCTGCTGCTCCTGGGAATCAGTGGTCTTCTCTTCGTCTACCAAGAGGTGTCCCGGCTGTGGTCAAAGTCAGCCGTGCAGAACAAAGTGGTGGTGCTCACCGATGCCATCTCAGGACTGGGCAAGG AGTGTGCTCGGGTGTTCCACGCTGGTGGGGCGAGGCTGGTGCTGTGTGGGAAGAACTGGGAGAGGCTAGAGACCCTGTATGATGCCCTGATCAGCGTGGCTGACCCCAGCAAG ACATTCACCCCAAAGCTGGTCCTCTTGGACCTCTCGGACGTCAGCTGTGTCCCAGATGTGGCCAAAGAGATCCTCGACTGCTATGGCTGTGTGGACATCCTCATCAACAATGCCAGCATGAAGGTGAAGGGGCCTGCCCATAAGATTTCTCTGGAGCTCGACAAGAAGATCATGGATGCCAATTACTTTGGACCCATCACACTGACCAAAG CCCTGCTCCCCGACATGATCACCCGGAGGACAGGCCAGATCGTGTTAGTGAATAACATCCAAGGGAAGCTTGGAATCCCATTCCGTACAGCTT ATGCTGCCTCCAAGCACGCGGCTCTAGGCTTCTTTGACTGCCTCCGAGCCGAAGTGGAAGAATACGACGTAGTCGTCAGCACGGTGAGCCCCACTTTCGTCCGGTCATACCACATTGACCCAGGCCAAGGAAACTGGGAAGCCTCCATGTGGAAAT tctttttcagGAAGCTGACCTACGGGGTGCACCCTGTGGACGTAGCGGAGGAGGTGATGCGCACCGTGAGACGGAAGAAACAAGAGGTCTTCATGGCCAACCCCATCCCCAAGGCTGCCATGTACATCCGCACCTTCTTCCCCGAGTTCTTTTTCGCCGTGGTGGCCTGCGGGGTGAAGGAGAAACTCAACGTCCCAGAGGAGAGCTAA